In Mixophyes fleayi isolate aMixFle1 chromosome 11, aMixFle1.hap1, whole genome shotgun sequence, one DNA window encodes the following:
- the FBLIM1 gene encoding filamin-binding LIM protein 1 isoform X1 — MHSRAETQTQDVYCSEERGTNTPTHPNTLRITQQEMSGKRMVSSVQITLAPPWRAELSQKKQTHIQSSESVPRRSEPRGPDLRPAPEDSWSGLPDLKNGDKDWTTDLPSFPHTFLDDIPTSEDFLSPDLPPPLPVLLPPSPKRISLDPSPAPLPDTLSLELEKLELAYSPSLQKPVMQPSPSPVKPPSLHSNHHKREDPMPAKQSLNGYNAKPESSEICAFCHKTILPNAAAIEAMKKQYHASCFTCRKCHRLLAGQQYYQKDGQPICDHCYKDTLEKCAKCHTMILQHIVRAMGDGYHPECFRCVVCNRMIADESFAVDEYNDVHCADDYYRKYAPVCSVCEEPIIPQNGQDSYKIECIGRNFHENCYRCERCQVLLSLEPTENGCYPLKGHLFCKSCHLSWSDELS; from the exons CAGGAGATGTCTGGTAAGCGGATGGTATCATCGGTTCAGATCACGTTGGCTCCTCCCTGGAGGGCAGAGCTTTCACAGAAGAAGCAAACGCACATCCAAAGTTCAGAATCCGTACCAAGGCGGTCAGAACCGCGGGGGCCTGACCTCAGACCTGCACCTGAGGACTCCTGGTCGGGCCTTCCTGACCTCAAAAATGGAGATAAAGACTGGACGACAG ATCTCCCATCCTTCCCTCACACGTTCCTGGATGATATTCCCACTTCAGAAGATTTCCTCAGCCCGGACCTCCCGCCTCCACTCCCAGTTCTGCTGCCTCCGTCTCCGAAGCGGATCTCTCTAGACCCCTCCCCCGCTCCTCTCCCAGACACTTTAAGTTTGGAGTTAGAGAAATTGGAATTGGCTTATTCACCTTCTCTCCAG AAACCCGTGATGCAGCCCTCGCCCAGTCCAGTCAAACCGCCGTCTCTGCACAGTAACCATCACAAGAGAGAGGATCCGATGCCAGCAAAGCAGAGTCTGAACGGTTACAACGCAAAGCCGGAGAGTTCAG AGATCTGCGCATTTTGTCACAAAACCATCCTCCCCAACGCAGCCGCAATTGAAGCCATGAAGAAGCAGTATCACGCCAGTTGTTTCACGTGCCGAAAGTGTCACCGGCTGCTAGCCGGGCAGCAGTACTACCAGAAGGATGGGCAGCCGATCTGCGATCACTGCTATAAG GACACATTAGAGAAATGCGCCAAGTGCCACACAATGATCCTGCAGCACATTGTACGCGCCATGGGCGACGGTTACCACCCAGAATGCTTCAGGTGTGTGGTGTGTAACCGGATGATCGCTGATGAGAGCTTTGCCGTGGACGAGTACAATGACGTTCACTGCGCGGATGATTATTACAG GAAATACGCACCTGTATGCAGTGTTTGTGAGGAACCCATAATACCCCAAAACGGACAAGACTCCTATAAGATTGAATGTATTGGACGCAATTTCCATGAGAATTGCTATCGCTGTGAG AGATGTCAGGTGCTCTTGTCCCTCGAGCCAACGGAGAATGGCTGCTATCCGCTGAAAGGCCATTTGTTTTGTAAGTCCTGTCACTTGTCATGGAGTGATGAGCTGTCTTAA
- the FBLIM1 gene encoding filamin-binding LIM protein 1 isoform X2: MHSRAETQTQDVYCSEERGTNTPTHPNTLRITQEMSGKRMVSSVQITLAPPWRAELSQKKQTHIQSSESVPRRSEPRGPDLRPAPEDSWSGLPDLKNGDKDWTTDLPSFPHTFLDDIPTSEDFLSPDLPPPLPVLLPPSPKRISLDPSPAPLPDTLSLELEKLELAYSPSLQKPVMQPSPSPVKPPSLHSNHHKREDPMPAKQSLNGYNAKPESSEICAFCHKTILPNAAAIEAMKKQYHASCFTCRKCHRLLAGQQYYQKDGQPICDHCYKDTLEKCAKCHTMILQHIVRAMGDGYHPECFRCVVCNRMIADESFAVDEYNDVHCADDYYRKYAPVCSVCEEPIIPQNGQDSYKIECIGRNFHENCYRCERCQVLLSLEPTENGCYPLKGHLFCKSCHLSWSDELS; encoded by the exons GAGATGTCTGGTAAGCGGATGGTATCATCGGTTCAGATCACGTTGGCTCCTCCCTGGAGGGCAGAGCTTTCACAGAAGAAGCAAACGCACATCCAAAGTTCAGAATCCGTACCAAGGCGGTCAGAACCGCGGGGGCCTGACCTCAGACCTGCACCTGAGGACTCCTGGTCGGGCCTTCCTGACCTCAAAAATGGAGATAAAGACTGGACGACAG ATCTCCCATCCTTCCCTCACACGTTCCTGGATGATATTCCCACTTCAGAAGATTTCCTCAGCCCGGACCTCCCGCCTCCACTCCCAGTTCTGCTGCCTCCGTCTCCGAAGCGGATCTCTCTAGACCCCTCCCCCGCTCCTCTCCCAGACACTTTAAGTTTGGAGTTAGAGAAATTGGAATTGGCTTATTCACCTTCTCTCCAG AAACCCGTGATGCAGCCCTCGCCCAGTCCAGTCAAACCGCCGTCTCTGCACAGTAACCATCACAAGAGAGAGGATCCGATGCCAGCAAAGCAGAGTCTGAACGGTTACAACGCAAAGCCGGAGAGTTCAG AGATCTGCGCATTTTGTCACAAAACCATCCTCCCCAACGCAGCCGCAATTGAAGCCATGAAGAAGCAGTATCACGCCAGTTGTTTCACGTGCCGAAAGTGTCACCGGCTGCTAGCCGGGCAGCAGTACTACCAGAAGGATGGGCAGCCGATCTGCGATCACTGCTATAAG GACACATTAGAGAAATGCGCCAAGTGCCACACAATGATCCTGCAGCACATTGTACGCGCCATGGGCGACGGTTACCACCCAGAATGCTTCAGGTGTGTGGTGTGTAACCGGATGATCGCTGATGAGAGCTTTGCCGTGGACGAGTACAATGACGTTCACTGCGCGGATGATTATTACAG GAAATACGCACCTGTATGCAGTGTTTGTGAGGAACCCATAATACCCCAAAACGGACAAGACTCCTATAAGATTGAATGTATTGGACGCAATTTCCATGAGAATTGCTATCGCTGTGAG AGATGTCAGGTGCTCTTGTCCCTCGAGCCAACGGAGAATGGCTGCTATCCGCTGAAAGGCCATTTGTTTTGTAAGTCCTGTCACTTGTCATGGAGTGATGAGCTGTCTTAA
- the FBLIM1 gene encoding filamin-binding LIM protein 1 isoform X3: MSGKRMVSSVQITLAPPWRAELSQKKQTHIQSSESVPRRSEPRGPDLRPAPEDSWSGLPDLKNGDKDWTTDLPSFPHTFLDDIPTSEDFLSPDLPPPLPVLLPPSPKRISLDPSPAPLPDTLSLELEKLELAYSPSLQKPVMQPSPSPVKPPSLHSNHHKREDPMPAKQSLNGYNAKPESSEICAFCHKTILPNAAAIEAMKKQYHASCFTCRKCHRLLAGQQYYQKDGQPICDHCYKDTLEKCAKCHTMILQHIVRAMGDGYHPECFRCVVCNRMIADESFAVDEYNDVHCADDYYRKYAPVCSVCEEPIIPQNGQDSYKIECIGRNFHENCYRCERCQVLLSLEPTENGCYPLKGHLFCKSCHLSWSDELS; encoded by the exons ATGTCTGGTAAGCGGATGGTATCATCGGTTCAGATCACGTTGGCTCCTCCCTGGAGGGCAGAGCTTTCACAGAAGAAGCAAACGCACATCCAAAGTTCAGAATCCGTACCAAGGCGGTCAGAACCGCGGGGGCCTGACCTCAGACCTGCACCTGAGGACTCCTGGTCGGGCCTTCCTGACCTCAAAAATGGAGATAAAGACTGGACGACAG ATCTCCCATCCTTCCCTCACACGTTCCTGGATGATATTCCCACTTCAGAAGATTTCCTCAGCCCGGACCTCCCGCCTCCACTCCCAGTTCTGCTGCCTCCGTCTCCGAAGCGGATCTCTCTAGACCCCTCCCCCGCTCCTCTCCCAGACACTTTAAGTTTGGAGTTAGAGAAATTGGAATTGGCTTATTCACCTTCTCTCCAG AAACCCGTGATGCAGCCCTCGCCCAGTCCAGTCAAACCGCCGTCTCTGCACAGTAACCATCACAAGAGAGAGGATCCGATGCCAGCAAAGCAGAGTCTGAACGGTTACAACGCAAAGCCGGAGAGTTCAG AGATCTGCGCATTTTGTCACAAAACCATCCTCCCCAACGCAGCCGCAATTGAAGCCATGAAGAAGCAGTATCACGCCAGTTGTTTCACGTGCCGAAAGTGTCACCGGCTGCTAGCCGGGCAGCAGTACTACCAGAAGGATGGGCAGCCGATCTGCGATCACTGCTATAAG GACACATTAGAGAAATGCGCCAAGTGCCACACAATGATCCTGCAGCACATTGTACGCGCCATGGGCGACGGTTACCACCCAGAATGCTTCAGGTGTGTGGTGTGTAACCGGATGATCGCTGATGAGAGCTTTGCCGTGGACGAGTACAATGACGTTCACTGCGCGGATGATTATTACAG GAAATACGCACCTGTATGCAGTGTTTGTGAGGAACCCATAATACCCCAAAACGGACAAGACTCCTATAAGATTGAATGTATTGGACGCAATTTCCATGAGAATTGCTATCGCTGTGAG AGATGTCAGGTGCTCTTGTCCCTCGAGCCAACGGAGAATGGCTGCTATCCGCTGAAAGGCCATTTGTTTTGTAAGTCCTGTCACTTGTCATGGAGTGATGAGCTGTCTTAA